The following proteins come from a genomic window of Motilibacter peucedani:
- a CDS encoding Lrp/AsnC family transcriptional regulator, with translation MITAIVLVQTEVDRIPEVAAAIAELDGVSEVYSVTGGVDLIALVRVRRHEELAEVIADRLHKVPGVVDTTTHIAFRAYSRHDLEAAFALGVEDAD, from the coding sequence GTGATCACGGCGATCGTGCTCGTGCAGACCGAGGTCGACCGCATCCCCGAGGTCGCCGCCGCCATCGCCGAGCTCGACGGCGTCAGCGAGGTCTACTCCGTGACCGGCGGCGTCGACCTGATCGCCCTGGTGCGCGTGCGCCGCCACGAGGAGCTCGCCGAGGTCATCGCCGACCGCCTCCACAAGGTGCCCGGCGTCGTCGACACCACCACGCACATCGCCTTCCGGGCCTACAGCCGCCACGACCTCGAGGCCGCGTTCGCGCTGGGCGTCGAGGACGCCGACTGA